From Bacillus basilensis, a single genomic window includes:
- a CDS encoding DUF1836 domain-containing protein, producing the protein MENINKLLETLHLEKNITLEDIPNVDLYVDQVVQLFENTYTDTTRTDDEKVLTKTMINNYAKGKLFIPIKNKKYSKEHMILISLIYQLKGALSINDIKSSLEHINESLLSDGSFELNTLYKDYLTLTENNVESFKQDINNRVSEVSEISSLEDPKLEKFLLLNSLVNMSNMYRRLAEKLVDDLKGS; encoded by the coding sequence GTGGAAAATATAAATAAATTGCTTGAAACATTACATTTAGAAAAAAATATTACACTGGAAGACATTCCAAATGTCGATTTGTATGTAGACCAGGTTGTCCAACTATTTGAAAACACTTATACGGATACAACAAGAACCGATGATGAAAAGGTATTAACAAAAACAATGATTAACAATTATGCAAAAGGTAAATTGTTTATTCCAATCAAAAATAAAAAATACTCAAAAGAGCATATGATTTTAATCAGTTTAATTTATCAATTAAAAGGGGCTCTTTCCATTAATGACATAAAAAGTTCCTTAGAACATATAAACGAATCCTTATTAAGCGATGGTTCATTCGAATTAAATACACTCTATAAAGATTATCTTACTCTTACCGAAAACAACGTCGAAAGCTTTAAACAAGATATAAATAATCGCGTTTCAGAAGTAAGTGAGATTTCTTCCTTAGAAGATCCAAAACTAGAAAAGTTTCTATTACTAAACTCCTTAGTGAACATGAGTAATATGTATAGACGTTTGGCAGAGAAGTTAGTCGATGATTTAAAAGGATCTTAA
- a CDS encoding hemolysin III family protein has translation MNAYIREPVNAFTHLGGAVLSFIALLAMLVKVSIKMPSFAAITAVILFGIGMMVLYTASAVYHSVVASERVIYFFRKLDHSMIFILIAGTYAPFCLITLHSAHGLLLFCLVYATAICGIVFKMFWFNCPRWLSTAIYITMGWLIVLFFAPLAANLSTGGMVLLVLGGILYTIGGFIYGTKPKWLEFNHMGHHEIFHVFVLLGSLAHFLSVYCYVI, from the coding sequence ATGAATGCTTATATAAGAGAACCGGTTAATGCTTTTACCCATTTGGGAGGAGCTGTATTATCATTTATTGCATTACTAGCTATGCTTGTAAAAGTTTCTATTAAGATGCCATCTTTTGCGGCAATTACAGCTGTTATTTTGTTTGGCATCGGAATGATGGTTCTGTATACAGCATCAGCTGTATATCATAGTGTTGTAGCCAGTGAACGTGTTATTTATTTCTTTAGGAAGCTTGATCACTCTATGATTTTTATATTGATCGCAGGTACATATGCACCATTTTGTTTAATTACATTACATTCCGCACACGGTTTATTATTATTTTGTTTAGTTTACGCAACTGCCATTTGTGGTATTGTTTTTAAAATGTTTTGGTTCAATTGTCCAAGATGGTTATCAACAGCAATTTATATTACAATGGGTTGGTTAATTGTTCTGTTCTTTGCGCCGTTAGCTGCTAACTTAAGTACAGGTGGTATGGTGCTCCTAGTGCTTGGAGGTATTCTTTATACAATTGGTGGATTTATTTATGGAACAAAGCCAAAATGGTTAGAGTTTAACCATATGGGGCATCATGAAATTTTTCACGTGTTCGTGTTATTGGGAAGCCTTGCCCACTTTTTAAGT